A region from the Bacillus sp. (in: firmicutes) genome encodes:
- the atpF gene encoding F0F1 ATP synthase subunit B, translating into MLTSGFVLGASAAHAGVNTGDIVFQLLMFIILLALLKKFAWGPLMGIMKQREEHIASQIDAAENSRKEAEKALQEQRELLKQARQEAQSLIENAKKQGDQQREEIIAQAREEAERMKEAAKREIQQEKEQAMAALREQVASLSVLVASKVIERELTAQDQDKLINEFIQEVGEER; encoded by the coding sequence GTGTTAACAAGCGGATTCGTGCTTGGAGCATCGGCTGCTCATGCTGGTGTGAATACTGGTGATATCGTATTCCAGTTGTTAATGTTCATTATCTTGTTAGCGCTGCTAAAGAAGTTTGCATGGGGTCCGTTAATGGGCATCATGAAGCAACGTGAAGAGCATATTGCAAGTCAAATTGATGCAGCAGAAAATAGTCGTAAAGAAGCAGAAAAAGCGTTACAAGAACAACGTGAGCTCTTAAAACAAGCTCGTCAAGAAGCGCAATCATTAATTGAAAATGCGAAAAAACAAGGCGATCAACAACGCGAAGAAATTATTGCTCAAGCTCGTGAAGAAGCTGAGCGCATGAAAGAAGCAGCAAAACGTGAAATTCAACAAGAAAAAGAACAAGCGATGGCTGCGTTACGCGAACAAGTGGCGTCTTTATCCGTCCTTGTAGCATCTAAAGTGATTGAACGAGAATTAACGGCTCAAGATCAAGACAAGCTGATTAACGAATTTATTCAAGAGGTAGGAGAAGAGCGATGA
- a CDS encoding AtpZ/AtpI family protein → MSKNGKRPFQAMALYTAILSQLVGSILVGIFGGRWLDRVMGTVPLFMIIGLFLGLATGIYAMLRTVKHFNAGD, encoded by the coding sequence ATGAGTAAAAATGGAAAGCGTCCTTTCCAGGCGATGGCGTTATATACGGCCATTCTTTCACAACTTGTCGGTTCCATTCTTGTCGGTATCTTCGGAGGAAGATGGCTCGATCGAGTGATGGGAACAGTACCGCTTTTTATGATCATTGGACTTTTCCTAGGTCTTGCTACAGGAATTTATGCCATGCTTCGAACAGTGAAACACTTCAATGCAGGAGACTAG
- a CDS encoding serine hydroxymethyltransferase, with translation MSKIAQQDKEVYQAIQDELQRQQTKIELIASENFVSEAVMEAQGSVLTNKYAEGYPGRRYYGGCEYVDVVEDLARERAKKIFGADHANVQPHSGAQANMAVYFTVLEPGDTVLGMNLSHGGHLTHGSPVNFSGIQYNFVEYGVDEKTHTINYDDVLEKARQHKPKLIVAGASAYPRIIDFKKFREIADEVGAYLMVDMAHIAGLVAAGVHPSPVPYADFVTTTTHKTLRGPRGGMILCKEEFAKKIDKAIFPGIQGGPLMHVIAAKAVALGEVLQDDFKVYAQKVVDNAKRLAEALKNEGLDLVSGGTDNHLLLVDLRSLNLTGKVAEKVLDDIGITVNKNTIPFDPESPFVTSGIRIGTAAVTTRGFGLEDMDEIASIIAYTLKHHEDEEKLEQARKRVEALAKKYPLYEGK, from the coding sequence ATGAGCAAAATTGCCCAACAAGATAAGGAAGTTTATCAAGCGATACAAGATGAGTTACAACGTCAACAGACCAAAATTGAATTAATTGCTTCCGAAAACTTTGTTAGCGAAGCGGTCATGGAAGCCCAAGGGTCGGTATTAACGAATAAATACGCGGAAGGTTATCCAGGACGTCGCTATTACGGTGGTTGTGAATACGTTGACGTAGTGGAAGATTTAGCAAGAGAGCGAGCAAAAAAAATCTTTGGCGCTGACCATGCAAACGTTCAACCTCACTCCGGTGCCCAAGCCAATATGGCGGTTTATTTCACGGTGTTAGAACCAGGCGATACGGTTCTTGGTATGAACTTGTCTCACGGCGGGCATTTAACTCACGGAAGCCCAGTTAACTTTAGTGGGATTCAATACAACTTCGTCGAGTACGGTGTGGATGAAAAAACGCATACGATTAACTATGACGATGTGCTAGAAAAAGCTCGTCAGCACAAGCCAAAACTTATTGTTGCAGGAGCAAGTGCCTATCCGCGAATCATCGACTTTAAAAAATTCCGTGAAATCGCGGATGAAGTAGGAGCTTATTTAATGGTTGACATGGCCCATATTGCTGGTTTAGTTGCCGCCGGCGTTCATCCAAGCCCAGTACCGTATGCGGATTTTGTCACAACGACGACACACAAAACGTTACGCGGTCCACGTGGCGGAATGATTTTATGTAAAGAAGAATTTGCAAAGAAAATCGACAAAGCGATCTTCCCGGGTATTCAAGGCGGTCCGCTTATGCATGTTATTGCGGCGAAGGCGGTAGCGTTAGGTGAAGTCCTTCAAGACGACTTTAAAGTGTATGCTCAAAAAGTCGTGGATAATGCGAAACGTCTCGCTGAAGCCTTGAAGAACGAAGGACTAGACCTCGTATCTGGCGGTACAGACAACCATCTATTATTAGTCGATTTACGCTCCTTAAACTTAACAGGAAAAGTAGCGGAAAAGGTATTAGATGATATCGGTATTACCGTTAATAAAAACACGATTCCGTTTGATCCAGAAAGCCCGTTTGTCACAAGTGGTATCCGTATCGGAACAGCCGCCGTTACGACCCGAGGCTTTGGATTAGAGGATATGGATGAAATCGCTTCGATTATTGCTTATACGTTAAAACATCATGAGGACGAAGAAAAATTAGAACAGGCACGGAAGCGAGTAGAAGCTTTGGCAAAAAAATATCCCCTTTATGAAGGAAAATAA
- the atpE gene encoding F0F1 ATP synthase subunit C, which translates to MGLLAAAIAIGLAALGAGIGNGLIVSRTVEGIARQPEARGMLQTTMFIGVALVEAIPIIAVVIAFMVQGQ; encoded by the coding sequence ATGGGTCTTTTAGCAGCAGCAATTGCAATTGGATTAGCGGCACTAGGTGCTGGTATTGGTAACGGTCTTATCGTATCTCGTACAGTTGAAGGTATCGCACGTCAACCAGAAGCACGCGGTATGCTTCAAACTACAATGTTCATCGGGGTTGCATTAGTAGAGGCGATTCCAATCATCGCGGTAGTTATCGCGTTCATGGTACAAGGTCAATAA
- the atpB gene encoding F0F1 ATP synthase subunit A: MHHGAPTVEWLGLTFNLANILMITVTTVIVFILAVLSTRRLAMKPTGMQNFMEWVMDFVKGIIKSNMDWNTGGRFHLLGMTLIMYIFVANMLGLPFSVVIDGELWWKSPTADPVVTLTLATMVVGLSHYYGIRMKGFGEYTRDFVRPMWFLFPLKIIEEFANTLTLGLRLYGNIFAGEILLALLAGSLATGVGGHLAAIVPMIAWQGFSIFVGAIQAFIFTMLTMVYMAHKVSHDH, translated from the coding sequence TTGCATCACGGAGCTCCTACCGTAGAATGGCTTGGATTAACTTTTAACTTAGCCAATATTTTAATGATCACGGTGACAACAGTCATTGTGTTTATTCTTGCAGTCCTTTCCACTCGACGTTTGGCAATGAAACCAACTGGGATGCAAAACTTTATGGAGTGGGTTATGGACTTTGTTAAAGGTATCATTAAAAGTAACATGGACTGGAACACGGGCGGGCGTTTCCACTTACTCGGGATGACGCTAATTATGTACATCTTTGTAGCGAACATGTTAGGTCTCCCATTTTCCGTGGTCATCGATGGAGAACTTTGGTGGAAATCACCGACAGCGGATCCTGTTGTTACCTTAACATTAGCGACCATGGTAGTTGGATTATCTCACTACTATGGAATTCGCATGAAAGGATTTGGCGAATATACGCGTGATTTCGTACGACCAATGTGGTTCTTGTTCCCGCTGAAAATTATTGAGGAGTTTGCAAACACGCTGACACTAGGTCTCCGTCTTTACGGAAACATCTTCGCTGGTGAGATTTTACTAGCACTATTAGCTGGTAGCTTAGCAACAGGCGTAGGTGGACACCTAGCAGCGATTGTTCCAATGATTGCATGGCAAGGATTCTCGATCTTTGTAGGTGCGATCCAAGCGTTTATCTTTACAATGTTAACAATGGTTTATATGGCACACAAAGTGAGTCATGACCATTAA
- the wecB gene encoding UDP-N-acetylglucosamine 2-epimerase (non-hydrolyzing), with translation MNRPIKVMTIFGTRPEAIKMAPLVLELKKRPETFEPIVAVTAQHRQMLDQVLEIFGIKPNYDLNIMKDRQTLVDVTTRGLEGLDRVMKEAKPDIVLVHGDTTTTFVASLAAFYNQIVVGHVEAGLRTWNKYSPFPEEMNRQLTGVMADLHFAPTSKSAQNLLQENKPEERIFVTGNTAIDALKTTVKDEYEHEILQQIGKDRLILLTAHRRENLGEPMRNMFRAVKRIVEEHDDVQVVYPVHLNPVVREIANEILGNHPRIHLIEPLDVIDFHNFAARSYLILTDSGGVQEEAPSLGVPVLVLRDTTERPEGIEAGTLKLAGIEEETIYQLTKQLLTDKEEYEKMAKAVNPYGDGEASRRICDAIESYFEKRSS, from the coding sequence ATGAACCGACCGATTAAAGTAATGACCATTTTTGGGACAAGACCGGAAGCGATTAAAATGGCTCCGCTTGTATTAGAGTTAAAAAAACGTCCAGAAACCTTTGAACCGATCGTAGCTGTAACGGCCCAACATCGACAAATGCTCGATCAAGTACTCGAGATTTTTGGTATTAAACCAAACTATGACTTAAACATTATGAAGGATCGACAAACGTTAGTCGATGTGACGACTCGTGGACTCGAAGGTTTGGATCGTGTAATGAAAGAAGCGAAACCAGATATTGTTCTTGTCCATGGAGATACGACGACAACATTTGTTGCTAGCTTAGCGGCTTTTTATAACCAAATTGTCGTTGGACATGTTGAAGCAGGTCTTCGGACGTGGAATAAATATTCTCCATTCCCAGAAGAAATGAACCGTCAATTAACGGGTGTGATGGCCGATTTACACTTTGCGCCAACGAGTAAGTCAGCTCAAAACTTATTACAAGAAAACAAGCCAGAAGAACGCATTTTTGTGACAGGTAATACGGCCATCGATGCACTCAAAACAACGGTCAAAGACGAATACGAGCACGAGATTTTACAACAAATCGGTAAAGATCGTCTGATTTTATTAACCGCTCATCGTCGCGAAAACTTAGGTGAACCAATGCGAAATATGTTCCGTGCAGTGAAGCGAATCGTCGAAGAGCATGATGACGTTCAAGTGGTGTATCCGGTACACTTAAATCCAGTTGTTCGGGAAATTGCGAATGAAATTTTAGGCAACCACCCGCGGATCCATCTCATTGAACCTTTGGATGTGATTGACTTTCATAACTTCGCTGCTCGTTCGTACCTCATTTTAACGGATTCTGGCGGGGTACAAGAAGAAGCGCCTTCTTTAGGAGTTCCAGTTCTCGTATTGCGTGATACTACTGAACGTCCAGAAGGAATTGAAGCGGGAACATTAAAACTTGCCGGTATCGAAGAAGAAACGATTTATCAGCTTACAAAACAACTGCTAACCGACAAAGAAGAGTATGAAAAAATGGCGAAAGCCGTTAACCCATATGGTGATGGCGAAGCTTCCCGCCGAATATGCGATGCCATCGAATCGTATTTTGAAAAGAGATCGAGCTAA
- a CDS encoding ATP synthase subunit I, which yields MPELSILFQRHKKYIFYLLSLYVLGWGFTPYQTIFLGLILGTSLSFFNHWLMVKRTERFGDLVVQGKKVRSLGTLSRMAVAVLAVLIATRYPTYFHLLSVVLGLMTSYIVIMIDYFIYMIQTRK from the coding sequence ATGCCAGAACTATCCATATTATTTCAAAGGCATAAAAAATACATATTCTACTTGCTCTCTCTCTATGTTCTTGGTTGGGGATTTACTCCGTACCAGACCATATTCCTTGGATTAATATTAGGGACGAGCTTAAGCTTTTTCAATCATTGGTTGATGGTAAAGCGAACCGAACGGTTTGGCGATTTGGTCGTTCAAGGGAAAAAAGTACGGTCGCTAGGGACATTATCTCGAATGGCTGTCGCTGTGTTAGCCGTATTAATTGCTACACGTTATCCAACGTATTTCCATTTACTAAGTGTTGTATTGGGATTAATGACATCTTATATTGTCATTATGATAGATTATTTTATTTACATGATTCAAACACGTAAATAG
- a CDS encoding PTS sugar transporter subunit IIC: MKEYVMPRIFKASTGIAQGIFVTLGIGLLIKNIGTSLGIEALVQIGTISISLMAPAIGTGIALMMGANALVIFSAMIAAAVGAGALSITEAGVFIKAGEPIGALLTATIATYVGKRISGKTPLDMMVVPLGTILIAGLAGLWLSTVIAPLLTTVGGLIKASTAGNPLLSSIILAVVWGLFLISPASSVALAMALDLSGIAGGAALAGCAAHFIGFSIISWKENQLGGILAQGICTPKVQLPNITKNPYILLPTLIASAIVGPISALVFKIEAGKEIAGMGLSSFVAPIQLLTTYEFEFIVPAMLITYIVIPAVISYGVYYILKKVGKIKEHDLTLPN, encoded by the coding sequence ATGAAAGAGTATGTGATGCCAAGAATTTTTAAAGCCTCCACAGGGATTGCGCAAGGAATTTTTGTAACGCTTGGTATTGGTCTGCTCATTAAAAACATTGGAACGAGTCTTGGAATTGAAGCACTTGTACAAATTGGTACGATTTCAATTAGTCTGATGGCACCAGCCATCGGTACGGGAATCGCCTTAATGATGGGAGCCAACGCTCTCGTTATATTCTCAGCGATGATCGCAGCGGCGGTCGGGGCTGGGGCTTTAAGCATTACAGAAGCAGGTGTTTTTATTAAAGCAGGGGAACCCATTGGAGCACTACTAACAGCTACCATCGCAACGTATGTAGGTAAGCGAATTAGTGGAAAAACACCTCTTGACATGATGGTTGTACCATTAGGAACGATTTTAATTGCTGGACTTGCTGGTTTATGGCTATCAACAGTTATTGCTCCGCTGTTAACAACGGTAGGTGGATTGATTAAAGCATCAACTGCCGGGAATCCATTACTATCTTCGATTATTTTAGCCGTTGTTTGGGGCCTATTCCTAATTTCACCGGCATCATCTGTGGCATTAGCGATGGCCTTAGATTTAAGCGGCATTGCAGGGGGAGCAGCTTTAGCAGGGTGTGCCGCACACTTTATAGGATTCTCCATCATATCCTGGAAGGAAAATCAGCTAGGCGGAATATTAGCGCAAGGTATATGTACTCCAAAAGTACAGTTGCCTAATATTACAAAAAACCCTTACATTTTATTGCCAACCTTGATTGCAAGTGCGATTGTTGGACCAATCTCCGCCTTAGTATTCAAAATTGAAGCCGGAAAAGAAATTGCGGGTATGGGATTAAGCTCTTTCGTGGCACCTATACAGTTGTTAACAACATATGAATTCGAATTTATCGTTCCAGCTATGTTAATCACTTATATTGTAATACCAGCAGTAATTTCTTACGGAGTATACTATATACTTAAAAAGGTTGGAAAGATAAAAGAACATGACCTGACATTACCGAACTAA
- a CDS encoding F0F1 ATP synthase subunit delta has product MSQTTVAKRYALALFQIAEEQQAIEQMEEELRVVKQVFVENKDLTAVLKSPKLSLDKKKELLKEAFASLSTYVLNTLMLLIDRHREGEIVAVADAFIHLANEKRGVAEATVYSVRELTEDEKDALSKAFAHKVGKQSLKIKTIIDKELLGGVKLQIGNRIFDGTIRGKLEDIGRQLIG; this is encoded by the coding sequence ATGAGCCAAACTACGGTTGCCAAGCGATATGCGCTAGCTCTTTTCCAAATCGCTGAAGAACAACAAGCGATTGAGCAAATGGAAGAAGAACTTCGCGTCGTTAAACAAGTGTTTGTTGAAAATAAAGATTTAACAGCCGTTTTAAAATCACCGAAGCTTTCTTTAGACAAAAAGAAAGAGCTTTTAAAGGAAGCGTTTGCTTCACTTTCTACTTATGTTTTAAACACGCTTATGCTACTCATTGATCGTCATCGTGAAGGCGAAATCGTTGCAGTGGCCGATGCTTTTATTCATTTAGCCAATGAAAAGCGCGGTGTAGCAGAAGCGACTGTATATTCCGTTCGTGAATTAACAGAAGACGAAAAGGACGCTTTATCCAAAGCGTTTGCACATAAAGTCGGAAAACAATCATTAAAAATTAAAACAATCATTGATAAAGAACTTTTAGGTGGCGTGAAACTCCAAATTGGTAACCGGATTTTTGACGGCACAATCCGCGGTAAATTGGAGGATATCGGACGTCAACTTATCGGTTAA
- a CDS encoding L-lactate dehydrogenase — protein MKKLTRKVAIIGTGLVGSSAAYSIINQGICDELLMVDINKERALGEALDLSHCIDFVHSRTKVRAASYSDLEDVDVAIITAGPPPKPGQTRLDTLGIGAKIMEDIVPQIMASGFNGIFLIASNPVDIITYHVWKLSGLPRNRVIGTGTSLDSSRLKTFLSEILDVDPRSISGYMMGEHGDSQFAVWSHTYVGGKPLLDILEERKEEIGEIDLEQMVDMVRKVGFEILKRKGTTYYGIGSTLAYITKSIFNDDHKIIALSCVLDGEYGETDICTGVPAMITREGIKEIVELRLTEEEQEKFRKSNAVLREYMDSIGYGQKMLAFV, from the coding sequence ATGAAAAAACTTACTAGAAAAGTTGCAATCATCGGTACAGGATTAGTTGGCTCAAGTGCAGCCTATTCTATTATTAATCAGGGAATCTGTGATGAATTATTAATGGTTGATATAAACAAAGAAAGGGCACTCGGTGAAGCATTAGACTTATCGCATTGTATTGATTTTGTACATTCAAGAACGAAGGTTCGTGCGGCATCATATAGCGATTTAGAAGATGTCGATGTAGCCATTATTACTGCTGGTCCACCGCCAAAACCAGGACAAACTCGCCTTGATACACTAGGAATTGGCGCAAAAATTATGGAAGATATCGTTCCACAAATTATGGCGAGCGGTTTTAATGGAATATTCTTAATTGCTTCAAACCCAGTTGATATTATCACGTATCATGTGTGGAAACTATCCGGTTTGCCAAGAAATCGAGTAATCGGAACAGGTACTTCATTAGATTCTTCAAGATTAAAAACATTTTTATCTGAAATTTTAGATGTCGACCCAAGAAGTATTAGCGGTTACATGATGGGGGAACATGGTGATTCACAATTTGCCGTCTGGTCTCACACTTACGTTGGCGGAAAGCCCCTTCTAGATATCTTAGAGGAACGTAAAGAAGAAATCGGTGAAATCGATTTAGAGCAAATGGTCGACATGGTTAGAAAGGTTGGCTTTGAGATCTTAAAAAGAAAAGGGACAACTTACTACGGTATCGGAAGTACATTGGCTTATATTACAAAATCGATTTTTAATGACGATCATAAAATCATTGCCTTATCTTGCGTGTTAGATGGCGAGTATGGCGAGACGGATATTTGTACAGGAGTTCCGGCGATGATTACACGTGAAGGAATCAAAGAAATTGTAGAACTTCGACTAACTGAAGAAGAACAAGAAAAGTTCAGAAAATCCAATGCGGTTTTAAGGGAATATATGGATAGCATTGGTTACGGACAAAAGATGTTAGCATTTGTTTAA
- the upp gene encoding uracil phosphoribosyltransferase — protein MGKVYVFDHPLIQHKLTIIRDKNTGTKEFRELVDEVATLMAFEITRDMPLKEIEIETPVSRAKAKILSGKKLGIVPILRAGIGMVDGILKLIPAAKVGHIGLYRDPETLKPVEYYVKLPSDVEERDFILVDPMLATGGSAVEAIHSLKKRGAKNIKFMCLIAAPEGVEAIKEAHPDVDIYIAALDEKLNEKGYIVPGLGDAGDRLFGTK, from the coding sequence GTGGGAAAAGTATATGTGTTTGATCATCCGCTCATCCAACACAAATTAACGATTATCCGTGACAAAAATACAGGAACAAAAGAATTCCGTGAATTAGTTGATGAAGTAGCTACACTGATGGCCTTCGAAATTACCCGCGATATGCCTCTTAAAGAAATTGAAATCGAAACTCCTGTAAGCCGTGCAAAAGCGAAAATTTTATCCGGTAAAAAATTAGGAATTGTCCCGATTTTACGTGCCGGCATTGGGATGGTTGACGGTATTCTAAAATTAATTCCAGCCGCCAAAGTTGGTCATATCGGCTTATACCGTGACCCAGAAACATTAAAGCCGGTCGAGTATTATGTGAAACTGCCAAGCGACGTGGAAGAACGTGACTTTATTTTGGTCGATCCGATGTTAGCTACAGGTGGTTCTGCCGTTGAAGCGATTCATTCGTTAAAGAAACGCGGTGCGAAAAATATTAAATTTATGTGTTTAATCGCGGCTCCTGAAGGAGTAGAAGCTATTAAAGAAGCTCATCCGGATGTAGATATTTATATTGCTGCATTGGATGAGAAATTAAACGAAAAAGGTTACATCGTCCCAGGATTAGGTGACGCTGGAGACCGTTTATTCGGTACAAAATAA